A genome region from Dreissena polymorpha isolate Duluth1 chromosome 16, UMN_Dpol_1.0, whole genome shotgun sequence includes the following:
- the LOC127861807 gene encoding uncharacterized protein LOC127861807 translates to MWTKIAEDISAQGIAVRTADECSNKWQNLKRESKAAVTNEKLERRKTGGGTLTLTAVADEQKVRIAEMYKDSASFNGIIGRLDSDEADGRHFLSNITVAPAVGTVEQTEQSSECCNKGPAKKQKKFTTKTEELQYWQVQYFKGEAEKQEREKQLLDLRIRMLLKEEMRRDQNVIDEIINGKIFED, encoded by the exons atGTGGACAAAAATTGCTGAAGATATTTCTGCACAAGGAATTGCAGTTAGAACTGCGGATGAATGTAGTAATAAGTGGCAAAACTTGAAAAGAGAGAGCAAGGCAGCAGTTACCAATGAAAAGTTAGAACGGCGTAAAACGGGCGGAGGGACCCTGACACTGACAGCTGTCGCCGATGAACAAAAAGTTCGGATCGCCGAAATGTACAAAGATTCGGCATCCTTCAATGGGATTATTGGAAGATTGGACAGCGATGAAGCTG ATGGTCGTCATTTTCTGTCCAACATCACAGTTGCGCCCGCTGTGGGAACAGTTGAACAAACGGAGCAGTCAAG tGAGTGTTGTAATAAAGGGCCAGCAAAGAAACAAAAGAAGTTCACAACAAAGACAGAAGAACTTCAGTACTGGCAGGTACAATATTTCAAAGGGGAGGCGGAAAAGCAGGAACGGGAG AAACAACTACTTGATCTAAGGATTCGTATGCTGCTGAAAGAGGAAATGCGTCGTGACCAGAACGTTATTGATGAGATCATCAATGGAAAAATTTTCGAGGACtaa